Proteins encoded in a region of the Vicia villosa cultivar HV-30 ecotype Madison, WI linkage group LG5, Vvil1.0, whole genome shotgun sequence genome:
- the LOC131604310 gene encoding uncharacterized protein LOC131604310, which produces MSNNEGNFVHGKELAHLLSDNINNIVQGFRSECRDMVEANAEITPIQESESSTRRGKKLTTILIKRETFSFSFPLDFDISCFPGIDNMLSNLTSWNVECRKRESRICDTYYIHATVTEGKRLRSITEVVNKLLPEGYAKLDSRKRKKNMDFDDIDEENNFEFEANENNISQVQKQKLVEAGKDISPESPTCIERFNGNKEINAEVGDFSCSPLSIMDKENNMDDVLTRALLNSQETSPEFLLYISDMQPIVPINQDILEDMLKDHVENDWTLMDRVNNYEVLYKIREDFSEYDDLIANFLK; this is translated from the exons ATGAGCAATAATGAAGGAAATTTTGTTCATGGCAAAGAATTGGCTCACCTGCTTAGTGATAATATCAAT AACATAGTACAAGGATTTAGATCCGAATGTCGCGATATGGTTGAAGCAAATGCTGAAATTACACCTATTCAA GAATCTGAATCATCAACTAGACGTGGGAAGAAGCTGACAACAATACTAATCAAAAGGGaaacattttcattttcatttcccCTGGACTTTGATATTTCATGTTTTCCGGGTATAGACAATATGTTGTCTAATCTTACAAGTTGGAATGTTGAATGTCGAAAGAGAGAATCTAGAATTTGTGATACg TACTATATTCACGCAACCGTCACTGAAGGTAAAAGATTGCGATCCATTACAGAAGTTGTAAACAAATTACTTCCAGAAGGATATGCCAAGTTGGACAgccgaaaaagaaagaaaaacatg gactttgatgatatagatgaagaaaataattttgaatttgaggCTAATGAAAACAACATCTCTCAA GTTCAAAAACAAAAACTTGTCGAGGCGGGGAAAGATATTTCTCCCGAATCTCCCACCTGTATAGAAAGGTTTAATGGAAACAAAGAAATTAATGCTGAAGTTGGAGATTTTTCTTGTTCTCCTTTATCGATTATGGATAAAGAGAACAATATGGATGATGTTTTAACAAGAGCGTTGCTAAATTCACAAGAAACATCGCCTGAATTTTTGCTATACATCTCGGATATGCAACCCATTGTTCCTATCAATCAAGATATATTAGAAGATATGTTGAAAGATCATGTTGAAAATGATTGGACACTAATGGATCGTGTTAATAACTATGAAGTCTTATATAAAATTAGAGAAGACTTCTCTGAATATGATGATTTGATAgcaaactttttaaaataa